The following nucleotide sequence is from Cercospora beticola chromosome 2, complete sequence.
TCCAGGCTGCTTTGCAGGCTTGTGCCGCTCCGGTCGGCTCCATTGAGCAGCGAAAGCCATTACGACAGCGTTCAGAACTTTCGACGCTTGTCTCTGATCTCGGGCTGATAGGACACCCGCTGCAGCATATGTATCGTCCAAGGCAGCAGTTCTGGCGAAGATTCTGTTGGCCCATGACCGACTCCATACGTTCTGATCCCGAAACGAAGAAATGCTATAAGGACAGTTCCTTTCGGTGAGCCAGCAGCTCAACGCGCCTTCGAACGAATCGTGGTACACTTTCAACAACCCTGATTTGACCTGCACTCGATTGAAATCCTCCGAAAGAAAATGCGACGCGAAAGGTGATTGAGGTCGTACAAACCCCTTTGCGAAGCTCCAGGAAGGAGTCTCGAATGTGAGGTCCGTGTTTGACGTGAGCTCGGTTGTGGAATCCAGCTCCTCCACCGtatctgctcttcttctcttttgtCCAACCTTCGTCGCATCTCGGACGACGCCAGGGAAGTGCCAATCTCTGGAGGACGTGACCGATTGTGCCTCATTTCTGTCATCATCGGCCAAGTAGGATTCGGACGCAACGCTGAACGAGTCGCGAGGCTTGCTCCGCTGCGGCATGTTGCCATCTGAGAACAATGCTGACGGTACCGGGCTGATGTTGGGGTAGCCTGAAATCTCATCGAGCTCCATGACTTGGGAAGCTGTCCCGGCAAACGGCCACTGATATGGCATGCCCACATTATGCTGTACGGGAAATGGCTTGGGCGGTAAATGCGTCGACGCATTACGCATGCTGCCAGTCGAAGCGGTCCATGAGGGTTGTCGCGACGCAGTGGAGACGCTTGGAGGTACACCGCTTACATCCACTCCGAATGAAGAGTCCGAAGCCTGTGAAGGAGGGCCTTTGCCCATCCATGGGTTGGACGGAGGGATAGAGAGAAAAACGCCTTCATCTTGATCAGCCGGTGACAGGCGGCTTTGTCCATCCTGGTGCGTTCGTTGACGACGATCTTCGCGCGACTTTAGCCATTCAATGGTACAttccttcttccacttcttgcAGTTTGAGCAGGCCGAAAAAGTGGAAAGATCTCGCGTATCAGGCTGCACGTCGCATCGTCGCTTGCCCGTGCGACACTGATCGCAACTCCGGTTCTGCCGTCTTTTGGGCTTGCCAGCTAGGTGAGAGCCATCGGTAGAGGACATGTCAGCTGCGCGAAGAGGCCTACGGAGTCTCCATCAAGTTCGCTCGGAAACGGGCCATCGATTGTGGTCGGTGAGACGGATAGTCGAAAGTGCACGAGCTGATTCTCGCCCGCAACTGCGACGCGGGCGGCGCCAGCTCTTTGACCGGGGCCCATGTCGGGTGGCATCGAGACAGACCTGTGTGGACGTAGGGAGATCCTGGAGAGGCACGGAAGTGTGAGATGTCAACGAGCGGGGCAGCGCCAAGACGACGTTCTCGAAAGCCCTCCGAAATGGCCTGGTTGTGAACTTCACACTTGTTGCGGTGACGATCTCCATGAAAAGAGCATCGGCGCTGTGGATAACCCTGTCAGGTGGTTTCGCCAGGGTCACAGCGATCGGATATGTGTTTGGCGTGACTCCAGAACCCTTCCGTCGGCATCTCGCGAGGTTGACACGACTAGGGCAATGGTGACCGCGCATGCCTCACACAGCACAGCCCTCTTTCCTGTCATGGTCATTGCGCGGGGAACGACGTGGAGGCGCGAGGCATCTCGGAGCTGACCACGACGTTCTCCAAGCAATGCCAGCCTGGAATTGCCAGGGAGAGTGAGACGGGATGCCGACCCGACTCTGCCCCTGGTGGATTTACGCATAAGGTTGGTGCTCATGCATATTGCTGGCTACACATCATTCTCGGTTGGAAGCGCGACGTGATGAGCGGTGACATCTGCCCTGAGTATCGAAGTCTCGAACAGACTCGTTGGAGAGTCATGTCCGACGGAGAGCAGGACACTCTGATGACACGCGTCAGCAAACTAATCTGACTCCAGGCGGTACAAGTGGACTTTCGCCCAATTGAAGACGGGATCCAGACAGGGCGCTTGCTCTGAAGTTATCCAAACCGTGCCGCGTTCTGCCGCTTGGGCAAAGCCTCAGACATTACGACTTTCCTTATAGGCCGCAAGCTAGAAGACACAACAGTCGGCCCCTACTCACGGCGCGGAGTCGTTAGGATCGGGCGGGAATGCCGCCCTCTCGCAGACTGCTACAGCTCTTGCTCACAGGATCAGTCAGCCAAGAGAGCGTCGTGGCTGAAATTGATCTTCTGCGAAGCAACGACTGCTCATTTGAGACAATTTGAGAGGCTCTATGGGCTCATTTTGGCCGTCCTGCCATTCTCCGATTTGAAGCTTGTAGCTGCTAATGCAGCCCAATTCGAACCAGTTTCCGGAACGGGAGACTGGAAGGCACACTCTATCACGTCTGTCTTGCCTCAAACCACGGCATGCTTTGCTCCACTAAGTATCAGCGGAAAGTTCATTATGACCTTCGACGCGGAGGCCAGCAATTGCTCGGGCTCTGGGTGTTGCACATCGCGCAGGTGGTAATCGCACAGTATGATTGCGAGCTCTGCTCTCGTCAGGATCTACGTGTGAACTCACACAATGAAGAGTAGTAAAGCAAGCCTGCTCCCAAGCTGAACAGTCTAGGCAAAGCTCAAGATGGCATCAAAGGCGAAGATGCACCGTGACCCAGGCTTTAAACGGGAAAAAGTTTGTGCAAAGCTCTTGGACCAGACAACACGTCACATCCGACTCCTACGCCTCCTGCCATAAGGTCTGACCGGAAAGTCGCTTCGACATATCGCTGCGTGCAATCTGAACGAAGTGTCGGCATACCGATCAAGCCATACATTCAGTGACTAGCCACGTCGGTCATTCCGATTGTCGACCGATGTTGGACGCTGGCCTGAGACATGTCATACCGCACTTTGTCAAGTCGGAACTGCCTGAGTCGCGCCTCTGAGTCTGACACGATTTGCTTTCCATCAGGGTGACGTAGGGACAAACAGTGTTCAGGAACAGAGGCTTAGGGCTTGCTGACAAGGTCTGAGAGCTTCCTTGCCAACATGCTTCGTATTGGGACGTTCGAAGTAATCGTTGACGAAAAGCTAAAGTCCATCGAAGGCCGGAGCAATGCGACCAAGCATCAGACTCTCCACTGATGACTCCATAGCTTTTCACAAGAGATAGCACTGGTACCGAGACAATGGACTTTTGAGTTGCCCCAATTGGTGCGCGGTGCTGTCATGAAGGACTACCACAAAGCTGCAATCAACGCTTTCGTACTATAAGTTTGTCTATCACAGCATTCGAATAACCTTCAGGAGATCTGCTGTAACGCCCATGGCAGTTACATcgcctccagcgccagcgcctTGGATGATGAGAGGGTTGCTGCCGTAGCGTTTTGTGTAGAAATTGATGATGTTATCGCTGCCCTTAAGAGCAGCGATCGGGTGTGAAGCATCGAACTTCTCCAGCCCGACTTTGACCTGCTTGGATGGCACGTCGATACTCCCCACGAATCGAATGACTTTGCCCTCCTTGGTGGCCTCGTCCTTGATCTGATCCATCTGCGCATCGAATTCTGGTAGCTCCTGCAAGAACTCGTCTCCGGAGCTGGCGGATTCGAGCTCTTTTGGGATGAGTGATTGCACAGGGAAGGATGTCGGTGACTCAACAGGCAGACCAGCAATACGGGCCAGGATTGTGAGCTTCCGAGCGACATCGAGGCCGTTGAGATCGTCTCGTGGGTCAGGCTCTGTGTAACCAAGCTCTTTAGCCCTCTTCACCTCAGCAGCGAACTtgccgcctcctccaccaagtGGCTGGAAAGAGTTAAACAAGAATGACATTGTGCCCGAGAACACACCCTGCGACCTCGTTAGATTCATCCTTCAATCAAATGCAGACCGTATTACCTCAATCTTTGTCACCTCATCACCAGTATCGACCAGCTCTCGCAGACTGCTCAGCACAGGCAGACCAGCGCCTACGGTTGACTCGTGGAAGACATAGCCGTTGGTCGGTGAGCCCGTTCCGTTGGCAGCGCTCTTGAAGATGCTGTCCCACAGTTCATATTTGTCGCTGAAAGCCTTCTTGTTTGGTGTCACAACGCTGATGCCCCTCTGCAGAACCATAGGATACAAGCTGGCGAGACCGACATCGCTCGTGTTGTCTATGAGCACAACCTTGCCAGGAGCTCGTGCTAATTGCCCAAAGGTCTCGTTGAACGTTGGTGGAGGTGTTCCCTTGCTATCCAAGTCATTGGCGACTGTCTGAATGTTCAAGTGTGAAAAGTCCTGCGAGAAGAGCTGTTTGTTGCTGCGGCGGGCCAGGATGAGTCGGAGGTCAATCGGCGGATTTTGGGTTGCCAGGCGCTGGCGGAGGAAGTCGAGCTGGGACAGGAAGGCCTTACCCACGCCACCGAGGCCGATTACAGCGATATAGACTTGCTTGGCCATTTTGGAGAGTGAGAGTCGTGAAATGCGGGTGAGGAGAAATATTGCCAATGGCTCTCGAATTTGTGACGAGCAGGCGGGGCAGGTCAAAGCAAGCACGAGGGGCACCATGCAAGGGTCCTGCCGCAATCGGATCGCGGAAGATCGGCGCTAGTAGGAATGTCGCATGCGCGTGCCTTCTCGTCTGGCAACTCTCACTTGCATCCTTGACCATCGCATATCTTTGCCATGGAGTCGCACAAGGACGGCCACCTCTACAACCAGGACAAGCGACGTAATTTGTCCAAAGGAAAGGCCATttcctcatcttcaacacTCTCCTTCACTTCTCAACTCAGCTCTCTCAtcaacaccagcagcagctcttccAAACCTTCATCCGGGCGTTCTAAaccgaagaaggaagacaTCTTCGCTACTCACAACCGGAATTCGGCGAAACGGGCAAAACGGGATCTCGAGCCAGACACCTCATCTACATTCGAGCAAAAACATACCACAGATGGCGAGACCTTGGACAAAGGCGTGTGGGAGCGAAGCAAGCGcaagatggaggagaaggcgcgACTTTATGCTGCAATGAAACGGGGCGATATCGAAGATGCAGACGAGCGTTAC
It contains:
- a CDS encoding uncharacterized protein (BUSCO:EOG09263483) — translated: MAKQVYIAVIGLGGVGKAFLSQLDFLRQRLATQNPPIDLRLILARRSNKQLFSQDFSHLNIQTVANDLDSKGTPPPTFNETFGQLARAPGKVVLIDNTSDVGLASLYPMVLQRGISVVTPNKKAFSDKYELWDSIFKSAANGTGSPTNGYVFHESTVGAGLPVLSSLRELVDTGDEVTKIEGVFSGTMSFLFNSFQPLGGGGGKFAAEVKRAKELGYTEPDPRDDLNGLDVARKLTILARIAGLPVESPTSFPVQSLIPKELESASSGDEFLQELPEFDAQMDQIKDEATKEGKVIRFVGSIDVPSKQVKVGLEKFDASHPIAALKGSDNIINFYTKRYGSNPLIIQGAGAGGDVTAMGVTADLLKVIRML